A stretch of DNA from Sulfurospirillum tamanense:
ACCACTTTGGCCTCCGGAGCAAGCGTACACACACGCGTCAATTCTTGATCGTTAAGTTTACCGTTAAGTTCTTGTTGTCCACGCTCTTTTTGCCGTATAAATGCTTCGAGCACGCTTTGGTGTAAGGTTTCTGAAGAAACCGACGCACTTCCACGTTCTTCGTCCATTTGCACGTATAAGTCAATGCGGTCCAAAAGTGGACCAGAAAGGCGTGCTTTATAGCGGGCTATTTCGACTTCCGAGCATCGGCACGGCTTTGCCAAACTAAAGCGATGCCCACATGGGCAGGGATTTTGGGCCGCCACAAACACAAACTTTGTAGGATAAGTCACCTTGGTATTAACCCGTGAAATTAGTACTTTTGCATCCTCTAAAGGTTCACGCAAACTTTCTAGTACCTGTTTCGTAAAATGGGGAAATTCGTCAAAAAACAAAATCCCATGATGCGCCAACGCCACTTCGCCTATCTTGGCTTGACCACTTCCACCCCCAAAAATCGAAGGGCGCGAGGACGTGTGGTGGGGGCTTCTAAAAGGGCGCAACGGTTCAAACTCCGCGTCTTCTCCATCCAAAGAACGGTGCGCTGTTGTCTCAAGCACCTCAGCCACACTCATGGGCGGCAAGATGTAACGTAACCGCTTGGCACTCATGCTTTTACCACACCCCGGGCTTCCTTCAAACAAGATATTGTGCATCCCTGCTGCGGCGATCAGTGCGGCACGTTTGGCGCGCTCTTGCCCTTTGATGTCTGCAAAGTCCAAGGGGTAATGAGTGTTGTGCACATAAGGCGCTCCTGCGATCCACACGGGCGCGCCAAAAAGCGGATGGGTGTTTACATGTAAGGCATTTTCTTGAGTGCTTGGGTCTTGAAAAAACACCAGAGCCTCGTGTAAGGTTTCTACGCCGTACACATGGAGTCCTGGGATTTGTGAAGCGCGTGAAGCGATGCTTAAAGGCACCAAGACCTTTGCATTTTCCACCACAGACGCGAGAGAAAGTAGCAATGAAAACAAGGTTGCTGTAGATTTTACCGCGCCATCGAGCCCCAGCTCTCCAAAGACAAAAAACGCGCCAAAATCAACCCGCTCTTTTTGCAAAGCAATCAGCAAGGCCACGCCTAAGTCAAAATGGCTCCCTTCTTTGCGCAAATCCGAAGGCGAAAGGTTGATGGTAATTTTTTGTGCGGGGAAGGCAAAGCCCACACCCAAAAGCGCGGATTTGATGCGGTCTTTACTCTCTTGAATGGCTTGGGAAGGAAGCCCTACGATGGAAAACCCAGGCAGGGCGCGCACGAAAGCAGATTCCACCTCCACCACATGGGCAGTGTTGGCGTCTAGCGTGGCACACCCAAGGCGTTTCACGTTTACGCCTTTTCGCGTTGGCGTTTTTTAAACTCTTTGTCAAATTTTTTACGCTTGAGATAGGAAATCTTTTCAATAAACAATTTACCCGCCAAATGGTCCATCTCATGTTGCATCGCAATGGCCCACAAATCTTCCAGTCTTTCTTCAATCACCTTACCAAAGCGGTCTTGGTAGCGCACGGTAATCGCCTTAGCACGCTCCACTTCCTCATAAAACTCAGGCACACTCAAGCACCCTTCTTTATAGACTGTGGTGCCATTTTTTTCTAAAATCACTGGATTAATGACCTCTTTAAGCTCGGCTTTGTCTTGAAAGCCCTCTTCGTTGACAAGGTTAATAATGAGCACATTCAACGGCACCGCTACTTGGATGGCCGCAAGACCGATGCCATCTCGTGCCAACATGGTTTCATACATATTATCAAGTAACGCATGCAAAGAACCATCAAACACTTCCACGGGCTTAGAGACTTCCCACAAGCGCTTATCAGGATAAGTAATAATTTCTAAAACCACTATACCATCCTTAAAGCGTACCCACAGCATACGCTTCTTGTTCGCGTCCACTCAAAGGAAGCGCATCAAGGGCAGCAATAAGGCTTTCTTCAACCCCTTTGTCTCCTTGAAGCTCCACAATAGCAAGTTCAATATCAATATCCAATTCCATTTCTCCAATAAAAAAACTTGTCGCATAAATAAGCTCTGCAATCCGCTCACATGCTTTTTTGGCACTTTCAATGTTTGTATGCTTCATCGCCATCGCAAAAACACCCTCGCCATAGTGCGCCACAACGTCACTTCGCCTAGAGGTTTTGAGCAAGAGCTTTGAGA
This window harbors:
- a CDS encoding YifB family Mg chelatase-like AAA ATPase, which encodes MKRLGCATLDANTAHVVEVESAFVRALPGFSIVGLPSQAIQESKDRIKSALLGVGFAFPAQKITINLSPSDLRKEGSHFDLGVALLIALQKERVDFGAFFVFGELGLDGAVKSTATLFSLLLSLASVVENAKVLVPLSIASRASQIPGLHVYGVETLHEALVFFQDPSTQENALHVNTHPLFGAPVWIAGAPYVHNTHYPLDFADIKGQERAKRAALIAAAGMHNILFEGSPGCGKSMSAKRLRYILPPMSVAEVLETTAHRSLDGEDAEFEPLRPFRSPHHTSSRPSIFGGGSGQAKIGEVALAHHGILFFDEFPHFTKQVLESLREPLEDAKVLISRVNTKVTYPTKFVFVAAQNPCPCGHRFSLAKPCRCSEVEIARYKARLSGPLLDRIDLYVQMDEERGSASVSSETLHQSVLEAFIRQKERGQQELNGKLNDQELTRVCTLAPEAKVVLEKAASRYGLSHRAINKTLKVARTIADLEGSGELMEAHILEALSFRQR
- the def gene encoding peptide deformylase — protein: MVLEIITYPDKRLWEVSKPVEVFDGSLHALLDNMYETMLARDGIGLAAIQVAVPLNVLIINLVNEEGFQDKAELKEVINPVILEKNGTTVYKEGCLSVPEFYEEVERAKAITVRYQDRFGKVIEERLEDLWAIAMQHEMDHLAGKLFIEKISYLKRKKFDKEFKKRQREKA